From Plasmodium malariae genome assembly, chromosome: 8:
ACGTAACGTTAACATTAGGCTATGCAAGAacttttttctctttgttttcattaattaaCCTTTTTTCCCTATTTCATTGTCACTGCTCACAGTAATGTGAACCATTTTaggtatttttttcttttttttttttactgcaTATAACACAGAATTTGATTTTACTATATCATGTGTTATATATCCTTCAGGCGATAATGGTAAGcataataaatagaaaagaataaaaagaaaaaaagcgcaatgcatttttctctttttatcttttcagAACGATAGTTCTTTTCATTGCATTTTCCGCTGTAGGTGACTTCTTTATCTTTTGTTAGTTTTAACacattcttcattttttatttttatttctcaaAATAAATACGTATGACCACAACAATGTGCcaagtaataaaaatgaaaatttgctaagaaataaaaatgtcaaactacataaaaataaaataaacaaagaaattaaaaatcaGAAGCTCGAACAGGTAAAGATAATGAACatgaaaatagaaaagaaaaaaaaaggtagcAGGAGCGAAGTGCTATTTTAATGGGTTCATTTCGCGTGTTCACTTAGCTTGTTCACTTTGCGTGTTCACGTATCTTGTTCAATTAAATTGTTctattaatgtaaaaaaaaaaaaaaaaaaaaaaaaggattgcTACTATTACCAAAAAGGAAAGCAGGttactgttttttttttttttttttttttttctttttacatttCAACTATACTGCTTTTATGAATGTTTAGGAATTAGCTTAATACATACGCTTTTCAAAGTTGCACATATTGTACGTATTGCGAGTATTATGCATaatggaatatatattttttgtaaatggCTTAGTCTGTTCACTCTGTTTGTGCTTCCACATTTTATAGGCACTTTAATCCAAATTGTTCGTAAAAAATTAgtctataaatataattttagtaaaaaaaaaaaaaaaaaaaaaaaaaaatgtatccTAATATTTTAGGggttaaaatacataaagattttatgaaatatgtTAGGACAAGTTTAATGAAACAGAGGGTCATgtgaaattaaatttaagtgaaggaaaatattttctaattcTTTACTCAAATAATCAATGTGGAAAAAGGTGAAAATATTCCAggttaaattaaaataaatgagtaGAGTAGAATCGTTGTCTGACCAGCAGTTGAACTGGTATGTTGGCAGTTATGCTTACACAAGTGAGTAAATACTGCACACACGCATGAATACGTACGTGAATACCCCTATACTTACGTATGCATTTACTCACGCCCATCTCCACATGCATACGTATTCACATTTGTGAGTGATCGTTTGCTTGTGCTCCACTCAGGTAGGAAGAAAAGTGCACACACTAGTAGCTAGGACAAAGGACaacaagttaaaaaaaataagaacatatattaataattatgagGAAAATGTGAGCGAGatcaaaaggaaaaaagagtATCTGAATTtgttaagaaatatatatcacaCAATTCCGTCAAGACTTAATGAAAAGGATGTATGGGATGAGtttgtaaataaattgaaaGCAGAAAACTGCTACTTCAAATTAAAGCAAATTGTTCAGAAGGGCACTATGCACTGTCAGTCATTATATTGCAGGCAAATAATATTCCTTTATTACATAGGTAATTGGGAACACCGCGCCCTCGTGCGGGTTAACGTAAATTTGATTATATCTTGAAATCTGTCTCcctatgtacgtatatatatatatatatatgtatatatttttttttttttttttttttttttccccaatTCTCTTTCTCCCCCTTAACAGGCTTTGATGACGAAATGTCCTTCCTGCTGAATAAGATGAATTACAAGTTGAGCAGAtgtgaagaaaataatttcattgaATGTGATAAGTACATAAATGAAGATATAAATgatgttataaaaatgttatatgtattatattatttccaAAGGAAagacaaaaattataaagacATGATGTTGTTATTtgataaatacatatatcatagcaagaataattttattaacaatttgaaatatttgttttattttcatttattttattttaacatgAATTATTCTCTAGTTAAGATTGAAAGGAGCATATATTTTCATCGACATTTGTTGGTAACTGAACAACTGATGCTTTTAATTcgatatgtaaatatttacttaaaatatttatatttgcaaAATGCTATTAAGCATAGGAATGACTTGTCTTATGAGAGTGAAGCACATAAGGacgaaaataaattaacgcATACGAGTAATTTATTCTGGAAGGACTTTGTGCATACTGAGTCTGAGGATGTTCTGTTGAGAGGAAGCAATATTGGAAGTAGTGGAATACGTAGTGGAGTACGTAGTGAAATAAGTAGTGGAGTACGTAGTGAAATAGGTAGTGAAATAAGTAGTGGAGTATGTAGTGGAATACGTAGTGGAGTACGTAGTGAAATACGTAGTGGAGTACGTAGTGGAGTACGTAGTGGAAGAAATAGCGAACGCAGTGGGGGGAGTAGAGCACAAAGAGAGATAGGcacttttataaataaccTGTTCaggataaataaaaatgaaaagaaatacTTCATTTTTAACAGTTTCGATGATATTGAAATAAGAGATCAGATACAGAAGAAGGGAAGGTATCTTGACTACCTAAATGGGATAAATAAAGCAGGGAATCGTATATCCAGTAGGGGAGGGAACATAGATGCGCCACCTCAACTGTTGGGAGATAGCTATCGTTCTGGAAAGGACTTATTGGAAGAGGAAAGGAATAAAATGGATGTAAGCGAAAATTTGGTCGTTTGTTCGTTAAGCTATGATGGTAATATTCCGCATAAAGTAAACTTTCTTTCCGATGTTCCGGATGTAGATAAGAAGGGAGAAGATGGTAGTACCCATCATACAGCTAGTAACAAAACAGGGATCCATAAAAATGATCTTCAATTAAATGAGATAAATGATGGTGTAAATAATGACGTATATAATGTGAGGGAGGAGGAGGTATGCAGAAAAAATAGGACAGCGTGGAGAAGGGAAGAAATAACAGTGAGTGAAAGGGAACTAAAATTGTATAAGAGCATATACAATTTATGTGTTAAGgaagtttttaaaaatattttattaaacaaaGAAAGAATAAGTGTGGACATTATatggaataattttataagcAATTTGTTTAAagatgaatatatttatttgttaatgaacgaaatgaaaaatggacttaatattttaaatgaagaGAAATTTTTAATCTACTTAAAACAAGTaagattattaaaattgcATGAAAATTCTTTATTCATTATGATAGCaaatgcattttttaaaaattattatatagagAAAAAGTACATAACAAATTTACCATTAGCTGATAAGATGACATACTATACCgacatattttgttataactGTTTATTACAGAAATatgttctttatatatacaaatttaattttaacaaatttaatataaaaattttaaaaaaaattctatgcaaattattttatgttttaaaagaaaatagatcattaataaatggttatgataaatttataaaatcgataattatgaaaattattatgaatggTTCATTAAGTGACAATGTAGTGGTGCTTTACATCTTGAGGcagtataatttttacaaaatatgcATGAACAGACAAGCACAAAGTGAAAGGGAAACGTTATCCGCACGACACCACTACGACGAACCAGTGGACACAAATGATTCCATTAATTCGGAGCAACGTAAAGAAGATTACGGAATTGTTTACAGTGAGATAAAAAACAAAGTAGTGAGATTCCTGTCATCAAATGGTGATAATTGTTTAGTAGGAAAA
This genomic window contains:
- the PmUG01_08046300 gene encoding conserved Plasmodium protein, unknown function, producing the protein MLAVMLTQVGRKVHTLVARTKDNKLKKIRTYINNYEENVSEIKRKKEYLNLLRNIYHTIPSRLNEKDVWDEFVNKLKAENCYFKLKQIVQKGTMHCQSLYCRQIIFLYYIGFDDEMSFLLNKMNYKLSRCEENNFIECDKYINEDINDVIKMLYVLYYFQRKDKNYKDMMLLFDKYIYHSKNNFINNLKYLFYFHLFYFNMNYSLVKIERSIYFHRHLLVTEQLMLLIRYVNIYLKYLYLQNAIKHRNDLSYESEAHKDENKLTHTSNLFWKDFVHTESEDVLLRGSNIGSSGIRSGVRSEISSGVRSEIGSEISSGVCSGIRSGVRSEIRSGVRSGVRSGRNSERSGGSRAQREIGTFINNLFRINKNEKKYFIFNSFDDIEIRDQIQKKGRYLDYLNGINKAGNRISSRGGNIDAPPQLLGDSYRSGKDLLEEERNKMDVSENLVVCSLSYDGNIPHKVNFLSDVPDVDKKGEDGSTHHTASNKTGIHKNDLQLNEINDGVNNDVYNVREEEVCRKNRTAWRREEITVSERELKLYKSIYNLCVKEVFKNILLNKERISVDIIWNNFISNLFKDEYIYLLMNEMKNGLNILNEEKFLIYLKQVRLLKLHENSLFIMIANAFFKNYYIEKKYITNLPLADKMTYYTDIFCYNCLLQKYVLYIYKFNFNKFNIKILKKILCKLFYVLKENRSLINGYDKFIKSIIMKIIMNGSLSDNVVVLYILRQYNFYKICMNRQAQSERETLSARHHYDEPVDTNDSINSEQRKEDYGIVYSEIKNKVVRFLSSNGDNCLVGKEAAVEGGGAGISKQNEQRFFKHVDSHVNMFHLSSPLLGHLTKDYLKIYEYMCYRTIIEKRKIHKITYDKYFDINIILMINKQVVKLFCIFINKFFDSVVKGDKDMHIYECINDFFIDNPVYYSSSEKKHMYRGDNSFKGNQPIDDNMKNVDADHTHVKDVSMRGVNTDETEPMERNHMTEKNKNNFHFNFFGLKRYMPLSTISSYIKDNKFEYNTVQNFVDLLLMIIIDNFIYFEINNFFFLRFFFLLFEKDFLLPMNIYHYFFFFYILKNMNYSQISQRERREYTFSEEYFNKNKKKVVNLCSWKIKSIIRGYICENMNDCAISMTDCTFDESDAVKELDRYEESNRRDHPDQPHQPDHPDHVYNIRGGKNVFDLDCLINLIVCHLSNEDIADIFQSCFLFSLNLYLKSKGNNVVIKYWKDMIIKSAHCDNSLNVINCNNFQKIRSLFRFNEKRKERHNNTDSIIRKYEFFYVNIIDEKLVHNDNFDDERDYECYIHFLAERERYEAEDILNVCKMGEKFDNRGNIEIIINNIKSTLNRYSNFEFFVSYLFLLILYDKKNYINDICIIFSEINKYILLMNKNINSFWHILLAQLIYLMKIKKFFSFDLLFWKYKNVADFYNDLINTVKKNGYRQMTNTTTVKENNTFKYSILHFLKKKETSFLTDVHLKDSPFIFDIYVPSANLLFINQNKYLFCDIFVQQLQENIFDHMNSHIFEMHEKNYNSFTQIVMGKV